Within the Cololabis saira isolate AMF1-May2022 chromosome 22, fColSai1.1, whole genome shotgun sequence genome, the region GCCCAGAGCAAGCAGCTGCGGCGCGTGGACCTGTCCCTCGATGCCTTGACCTCCCAGGGCCTGCAGCAGATCCTCAACTTCATTTACACCTCCAAGCTGCTGGTGAGCAGCCGCACCGTGCGCGACGTGCTCAACGCCGCCACGCTGCTCCAGATGAGCGACATCGCCGCCTCCTGTCGCGACCTCATCAGCAGCCACTCCCTGAGAGCCACCTGCGCCGACATGGCCAATCAGGAGGGGCTCAGGAGCGGCGGCCCGGCGGCGGCGATGATGCCCCCCGCCCAGCTCTACCAGGAGATCAAGCAGGAGTCAGAGCTCAGCAGGGTGTACAAGAGAGAAGGCAGCAGCCCGCTGTCTGTCAGAGTGGAGGACGGCGGGAAGGCGGCGTTGCAGTCAAAGCAGTACTACCAGAAAGAGGAGGGGGGCGGAGCCGGCATGGGCGTGGCCACTCTGTGTAAAGTGGAAAGCGGCGGAGAGGAGTCGAAAACAGCCGACGGACACACATCCTTCAACAGGGATCAGATCATCGTCGAGGTCAACCTGAACAACCAAACCCTGAACGTGTCAAAGGGATCGGAAGGTAAATCTGCGTGTGCCACGGAGGCCATGTTTGGCCGTTGCCACGACAACGTGCCAGACTCAGAATGCGATGAGGAAAATGAGCGGGAGAACGATGACGCAGCGGATGACGGAGATGAACATCTGAAGAGGTGTGACATACTGGGACAGAGcagcgaggaggaggaggaagatgaggaggaggaggaggaggaggatgaagaggaggaggaggagaacacCCTTAACATTCCAGGTTTGGAGCACCCCCCCATGATGGAGAGGCCCCGTCGGGGCAACAGAGCTCTGGCTGTGGCAGGAACCACCGCCGCCATGAGGCAGACGCTGGCCGAGGCCACGCTGGCCAACCAGCGGCACGGCGGGAAGAGGACGCCGGACACGGAGGGGCTGGGCCAGAAGGTGAGGCTGGAGGAGAAGCAGCACTTCCCCTGCAAGAAGTGCCCCCGCATCTTCAACAACCGCTGGTACCTGGAGAAGCACATGAACGTCACCCACAACCGCATGCAGATCTGCAATAACTGCGGGAAGCGCTTCCTGCTGGAGAGcgagctgctgctgcaccagCAGACGGACTGCGAGAAGAGCATCCAGGTACAACTCCGGCCTCACAGTTTCCAATCCATCTCCGTAGCATCCATGAGCACATTTAACAACGCCGGCTGTCACTGCATGACAAGTATTGTGTTACTTATTTCTGTGTGCACAACTGCAATGATTAGAAGCAGTCAGACTCAATCAGCTGGCAGCGAGTGATAATTAATTCTGTTATGTCCCACTAGCTCCACTATTACCTCCTCTGCACTGAGCTGCTAGTCTCCTGCTGTGGGTTTGAAGATCATTtgctgctttaatctactctctctaattgcttttttttttttttttttttttttttgccacagTGTAAATTCAAGCATCTGTATGAACACACGTCTGGATTTTATTTGAAAAGCACGTTCTGGAAACTGATCTTTTTAATACCCCCCACCCAAATATCACCAGCGATCTCTATATTCTTTCCTCCTCTTGTGCCTCCTTTTTGAAGTGTGTGACGTGCGGCAAGGCCTTCAAGAAGCTGTGGTCACTGCACGAGCACAACAAGATCGTCCACGGCTACGCCGAGAAGAAGTTCTCCT harbors:
- the zbtb47b gene encoding zinc finger and BTB domain-containing protein 47, with the protein product MLIVEKTTDFPSAEFSLVEDVALHFTCLMDRLNEQRLFQPDLCDVDIVLVRQHSTFPAHKGVLAAYSPFFHSLFAQSKQLRRVDLSLDALTSQGLQQILNFIYTSKLLVSSRTVRDVLNAATLLQMSDIAASCRDLISSHSLRATCADMANQEGLRSGGPAAAMMPPAQLYQEIKQESELSRVYKREGSSPLSVRVEDGGKAALQSKQYYQKEEGGGAGMGVATLCKVESGGEESKTADGHTSFNRDQIIVEVNLNNQTLNVSKGSEGKSACATEAMFGRCHDNVPDSECDEENERENDDAADDGDEHLKRCDILGQSSEEEEEDEEEEEEEDEEEEEENTLNIPGLEHPPMMERPRRGNRALAVAGTTAAMRQTLAEATLANQRHGGKRTPDTEGLGQKVRLEEKQHFPCKKCPRIFNNRWYLEKHMNVTHNRMQICNNCGKRFLLESELLLHQQTDCEKSIQCVTCGKAFKKLWSLHEHNKIVHGYAEKKFSCEICEKKFYTMAHVRKHMVAHTKDMPFTCETCGKSFKRSMSLKVHSLQHSGEKPFKCENCSERFQYKYQLRSHMSIHIGHKQFMCQWCGKDFNMKQYFDEHMKTHTGEKPYICEICGKSFTSRPNMKRHRRTHTGEKPYPCEVCGQRFRFSNMLKAHREKCFRVSNPLVTDCSAPLGLDRLLASPTVDSSGQVQPGAAAPTTSAHTPAAASNPHSLHLSLPLLHSMGGLPPASHLPPPPPLFSAGRVNSNN